DNA from Phosphitispora fastidiosa:
AAAGAAGGCTGATAGATTACTTCAGAAAAGAATCGACTGTCAGCAAAAGGACAGTACCAATGTCCAGTTTCGAGCAGGCAGATGATGATAACGTCGAGGGTATCCATTATTATCTGGAAGCCAAACAGTCGATAGAAGAGCACCAGGCCCAAAATATTGCCGCTGACCGAAAAGAAGAAATAATTATTTTCACCAAAAAATTGGCGGATTTTGGCATTAGTTTTCAGGAATTGGTCCAGGTATCTCCTAAACATGAGGATGCCCGCATCAGAGCCATGGAAGTGGCCGGAATAATTGCAAATAATGCCGATTTGGCTGCACACCTGTTAAGCAAAAGAGAACTGCCCCTGAAGCAGTTGGAAAAATCAGTTGATATCAGCCGCAAAACATTGGAAAGACAGCGAAAGTATATTA
Protein-coding regions in this window:
- the sigI gene encoding RNA polymerase sigma factor SigI, yielding MGFLFQKRTSQGEAEDCGTLVLEVQKGNGMARERLLRSYTPFILKTVSKVSGRYVRMGEDDEVSVGLMAFNEAMDCFDTTKNISFISFAETVIKRRLIDYFRKESTVSKRTVPMSSFEQADDDNVEGIHYYLEAKQSIEEHQAQNIAADRKEEIIIFTKKLADFGISFQELVQVSPKHEDARIRAMEVAGIIANNADLAAHLLSKRELPLKQLEKSVDISRKTLERQRKYIIAITLILMNDFEYLREYITKAL